The Glycine soja cultivar W05 chromosome 9, ASM419377v2, whole genome shotgun sequence sequence CCATAGTTATCTTAAAGCCTTTTTGAAGTAACTGACCAAGACTTAGAAGATTACTGCTTATGCCTGGAACATAAAGTACATCCTCTACGCAAGTTTCTCTACCATCTTTCCTCTAAATCAAGACATTTCCAATTCCTTCAGCAAGCATGGTGCTGTCACCTGCAAATCTCACTTTGCTTTTCATCCTTTCATCTAGACACACAAACCAGTCTTTGTGACCAGTCATGTGTGTAGAGCATCCTATGTCTAAGTACCATTGACCCTTGTCATGAGGCGTTGTCTTGTTTGTCACCATCAACAGGACAGGTTCAGAAACTGAATCTGCTCCTTCTGCAAGTTGAGCCTCATCAGCAGGATTTTTATCCTTGTACCAACAATCAGCAGCATAATGTCCCTTCTTTCCACAGTTGTAACAATCTACATTCTTTTTGTCCCAGGTCTTTTTTCCTCCTCTCCCTCGATTTCCAATATGTCCTCCTCTGTTGGAACTTTGGTTGCCGTTATTTTTCTGATCTGAGTGCTCTCTTGATCCATGGTTGCCTATTCCTCTTGAGTTCTTGAATCTGCCTCTCTTTCCTCTGGATGATTCATTTCCAGAGTTCTTCGGGTTTTGTTGAGCTTGAAGAGCTGTTTCAACAAGCTTTGTATTACAATTATTCCTTTCTTGCAATCTTTGCTCATGGGCTTCGAGGGAACCTTGTAATTCATCAATGCTCATGGATTCCAAATCCTTTGATTCCTCAATAGCAACCACAATGTGGTCGAATTTTGGATTCAATGATCTTAATACTTTTTCAATCAGTATTAGATCAGTGAATTTCTCACCATAACCTTTCATTGAATTAGTAAGAACTTGTAATCTACCAAAGAAATCTCCAATACCTTCATTCTCTTCCATCTGCAGTAGTTCAAACTGTCTCTTCAGGGTTTGTAAGCGCACTTTCTTGACTTTGTCTGCACCAGCATAGGCTTTGTTCAACGTGTCTCAGGCTTCTTTCGCAGTAGTTGCACCTGCAATCTTCTCAAAGTGGGTATCATCAACACACTGATGAAGAATCACCAATGGTTTGCAATCCTGCTTCTTTAATTCTTTGAATCCTACCTTTTGTGCATCAGGAGCATTGTCTCTTGGAACTTCTACACCATTCTCAACAATATCAGTTAAATCTTGGAAGCCAAACAAGGCTTTCATCTAAACTTGCCACCTGCTGAAGTTCTTGCCAGTGAGAAATGAGAGATTCGCTGGAAAAGGGCCATTGGAAGCCATGGTTGTGCTTAAAGATCCCTTCTTGATCATTCCTTGCTCTAGATACCACTGTTAGTGTCAAAAACATATGAGTTCCTTGACACACACTTGcaggaagagagagaaatataTGGGGTAGGAGAGAGAGTTTCTATTATGCAAGTGtatttctttttgaaatgtatAAACTCATTCAACTATCTTATTAAATGATCaattgtatttatatatcattgtcAAAGGttgaaaagataaaattgaaaattacaacTCAACAcattactttttgttttttttccagcAACAAACTACTAACCAATTAACTAACTTTCTAACAAATGAAAACTAACTAATTTATCCACAAATGGACTAGGATTACAACAACAATCTtcttgacttacggaatgtatATCTGAGATTCTTTTTATCTAAAGAACTAGTCTGCAACCCGTGCACATGCACGGGTTGTTTGGTTAGCGTTTTTTAGTTGTTCATGGACACCAACGTGATAAAGCTGTTTAATAGGGAAATAGAAATTAACACTAAAGCATTAATCTAGTTGTTCATGGATAATTAacagcaaaataaaaatattttttgttgcaCCAGCAAcatagcaaaataaaaaaaattgtttgttgcACTAGCAACATATTAACAGCAAAATGATAAAGACAGCCTAGTCACTGTCATCATCTTCCCAATCTTCCTGCCTCCTGATTATGATATCCCAAATTTTTTTCACAATACCTATAATAAATAGAGATTTCATCTCCATCATCAAAATCCATTTCTTCAAGAAAATCATACCATGGTTGGACAACACCTTTTCCACCAATAGCAAGATTCAGCGTTTGAACTTTCCATTGCAGTGGGGGGCCATGCCGCCTTAAGACTGTCATGTGGTTGCCGCAAGCTCTAAGAGGAACTTCTGTACAATGGGGGAGTTTCTGTAATTTGGAAAAAGTTAAATtgttaaaatggtaaaaatGTGTTTAAAGAGATTAAGATATGAAAGTCAGCTTACCAGGGGTTTAGGATGATCCAGCATTTCCTGAGTAAGTTGAAGAGTTCATATGTGCTTCCTAGATGAATGCCTCTGCCTGCCGCAAGTTTGCCGCTCCAGTGGTGGTATGAAATGTATGTCAAAAACAGAGTGATGGTCACATGCAAAAAAGTTGATGCTGGTTGACTCATAGATTTTCAAATCTTTCCGGAAGCTTTGGAGTCCATCTGCTAAATACACTTTGTCTCTGCGTTGTCTGACTCGTACTTCATAAATGGCTCCATTGTATCTGAGATGAACAATCTCAGGATAGTTTGGTGCCCATTGAGTATGATAGAAGGCTGGAAGTTGTATGGTATTCTGAAAAAAAGTGGGAAATATAAATGCATGTATATGTAACAATAATAGCAATGGAAGAATTGAGAAAAAAGATGACCTTGTCATTGTTGAAGGCAGCGATAAATTGCATGATCAGTGGTGGTCGCATGATACCATTTTTCATCTGTAATCATAGGGATATAAAACCAAATGTCAAAAGAAACTTGTCAACCaaaggaaaattataaaatgacagGGATGCACAATATAAAGGTTTGTAAACAAaacaccaaaaaagaaaaacagcgGAAAGGACTAATGTGCATACAAACGAAAACCAAATCAAAGGCAAATACATTAAACGAAAAAACAGAACAATAGCAACAATAGAACAAAATGAAAgtggaaaacaaaaatgaaaatgatagcCATGCacataaaagttagaaaagaaACGACCAAGCCATGcacataaaaattagaaaagaaatggCCAAGGAGGGCCGGACACCTTCAAGtccagttttgttttcaaacttgAAAAAGAAAGTAAGGAAAATGACACGACAAAAAACAACGACATTGCACAAAACCGCTAAACCACGTACATCAGACACATAGCAGAAAACccatgaaaatgagaataaacgCAACATAAAGGTAGGTGCCGTGAAGAGAAGAGTAGAAATGATTTACCTCAGTTGATGCGGTTGAAGATGTGGTGCTCATTTTGTGTATGGTGTGAAAGTAGAGTTTGGACAGAGGAATGAAAAAGGATTTGCAGAAGAAAGTAGATGATAGGCCTTTAATGTGGTATTTAATATTTGCTTCTTTCCAATGTCGCACGGTTGTGAATAAATGTGATATCAATAACTGTGAATTGAAGAAGTACGAAGTAGATGAAGAGTTTTTGTTCGAATTTGAAGCCTAAGACCGTTGGTATTGTAGGGCAGTAACTATCTAAATTTATCTTGGGCCAAGATATGAGCATTGGGCCAACTTCTAGAATTACTTGttaacattttgttttttatgtattGCAGAGGGGGTATGAACGAATTATTTAAAGGTGATTATGTCATCTTGCATACCTGCATTTTTTAAATGTggttttttttgtgtaaaataagAATGATGTTGGTTTGAAGGAATGCAGTATATGTAGCATGATGTGCTACATTTGGACGATTGGCATgaacgattttttaaaaatattgtttcaagcATAATTATCATATAAGCAGTAACATATGAACGCTAGATATTTCATCATTGAACTTCagcaattaaaatttctatatttcgcagagaaataaagaaaatttgttCATGTAAATGTCAAAGCAAATGTTAAGCTGTGATAAACTGctaaataatataatgttaagtaaatgaaattataaatggAAGATATTAATGTGGTGATTAAGATTGCATACCTGACAATGTTAAATTTAACATTGTAATATATGATATCATCTTTGGTTGTATGTTAGAATGTATATAAGTAAGATAACAGTTTGGAATTATTGCCAATAGATAGTACAATTTCTTGTTTGAAAATTTAGAGTTACCTTGTAAGATTTTTGAATACCTCTTTGAAGACTACATTAGTAGTagaagtcatatttttttggtctttatcATGAATAAGAACTTTTAATCCTTGCCTTGAATTGACCCTCGATAATGCAACGTATAATTGCCCATGGCTAAAGACTGGTTTGGGCAAATAAAGCCCAACCATAGAAAGTGATTGGCCCTGAGACTTGTTAATCGTCATTGCATAAGATAGCATGATTGGAAACTGTCTTCTTAAAAGCTTGAAAGGCCATGGTGATTGTGAAGGTGACATTGACATTCTTGGAATGTAAACATTATCACCAACATTTTTTCCTGAAATGATTTCAGCTGCAATGACATGTTTAGCTAGTCTAGTAACTATTAATCTAGTACCATTACAGAGCCCTTGCGTTTGGTCTAAGTTTCTTAGCAACATTATAGGACTACCGATTTTTAGCTTGATACGATGATTTGACAAACCAGATGTGTTTAGTGAAATTGAGAAATTCAGTTGTGATTGATTGGAAATGCCAACTGTCAATGGTCTTTGACTTCTCTATATAATCATAGCTTAAGTATTCCATTTGTTCacctattatatttatttgaggTACCATACAAAGTTAAATAGAGAATAAATACTGAGTAGACCTTAGTTTTTGTAAATTTCATATGTGCATAAATACCTGGAATCAAGGAAAGTATATAATCATTGACCTCTTCAACTGTTTCATTGGTGGAAGCTAATATTGCTCTAGATTTGAAGAATTCATGATTACTGTGATGTTGATATAAATCTGGAAATGTTGATTTGACTATAGCATCAATGGGGTCATTATATTCAGTAATCAGTAGGTACTCAGGAATTTCAATAGTAGCATATCCATCATTTTGATTCCCAATAACTCCATCTCCAATATCTAGAATCCACTTTGCAAATTTAGTAGTTTCTTGATCATCAATTAATTGGGCATTGCCTTGTAAACGCATGTTTTTTGTGAGTGTTAAGACTTCACAGGAAGGCCACATATATGATGAATTGATTGTTGCATTTATAATGTCTGAACGACTTCCTCTTGAAATGACTAGCAGAATTTGTCGGAAATCTCCATCAAATACAATAACTTTGCCTCCAAAAATTTTATTgggattttttttgctttaataaTGTCTCTAAAAGTTTGATCAAGTGCTTTAAAGCAAAATTTGTGTGCCATGGGTGCTTCATCCAAATTATCAGATTTGTCTGATTTAACAATTCTGCTAGCTGACTTCCTTGAAGTATATTGCATGTTGAGTCTTCAAAAATTGGCACAGGTATCTTAAATTTGGAATGAGCAGTCCTGCCTCCTGGCAATAACAAAGAAGCTATGCCACTAGAAGCAACCATAAtcacaatttgattttttgcCCTCAGTGAACTTGCTAATGTTCTCCATATGTATGTTTTTCCTGTACCTCCATATCCATATAGAAAAAACATGCCACCTTCATTGTTGTTGATAGCTTCCATAATTTTgtgataaatttgtttttgttcgtctagaataaaaaataagttgagaTTTGATAGAAATGAAGAATTAGCGGatgtaaaattagaaaatacagATGGAATTTAACTTTGTTAAAtgcaatttataatatatgaattgGTAGATTACCTGTCAtcgatagaaaaatatttttgaattttgatctaGCCTCATCATTGTTGTAATTAAGTTCAGACAATATCAAGCTATTCTCTAGACACGATGCAGGATTTCCACCCTCAGGATATGACATTGTAGGATAGTCTCTGAGTGATCTTTGGTTTGGATGCAGAAGTTTTTCAATTTCCagtaatgttaaatttttaagttgCTCATCATCAATGTGTAATTCTAACAAATGATAAAGGAGATAGTTAAACAATGCATATTTGTGATGTTATTCAATATAGAAAGTTACAAACTGATTGAAACTAACCTGTGTTCagagttgtttttttataatgatatgCAATGTCTTCAGCTAACCAATTTCATGTCTGACTCCAAAGTTCTTCAGGTTTAGTAATGACACCTGATAATAGTATTAACACAAATAATTTCCTCAAATAATTAGATGTACCCTAGTCCTTAACTTCTTTGATTGCTTCCACAAATTCTCTGTCATCTTGCAAAAAACCCATTGCAAAGCATGCTTCTCTATATGTAGggtataaaacattttcaactgttcTAATATCTTCAAATGAAGTAGCTCCTTTGCATGCAGTAAGCATCATTCTTAGATAAAACAATTCACCAGTGGTTGGTGGAACCCATATTAACCTACCAATTGTATTGTCTTTCTTTCTAAGGTTCCATGATCTAGCCTTTTGGTTGTAGACAAATTTGGAAACAAATTGTGAATAAGTCAGATTTCTACCATCTGAAAAACATTTGTTGCTATTCATCCAGGCTAAGAATTTTGAATCTGAAATACTTGGCTTTGACAGGATATCATctatatcatcatcatcttcataaaAAACATTGTGTTGTCCTGGTAGATGAAAATGTAATCTCTCCACAGCAGGCTTTCTAGCATGTATTGGAAAACCAAAAATTCTCCAAGTAGCTTCACATGGAGAAATATAtctgacaaaaaaaatcataattaaaagaattaattaaagaaacaatGAGTAACTTAAGTATACATGTTGAATTAATATTACCTGCAGTCCACATATTCTTTAATCTCATCATTTTGACTGATAGCATTCTCAAGTGTACCATTAGCATCATGAATAACAACAGCAGTGACTCTGTCATAAcctttgtttatatatttaaatagataTTTAATGGAAGTATTTTGATTACACCATTCAACATTTATATGTGCTTGGtatttcctcagcaattttgcATTGTAAGGTACTATATATCTATTATCAATAATAACTCCATTCTTTGAAATGGTACGGCCATCATTTCTTCTACGATAGATTGGATAGCCATTTGGATCTAAAACAGTTTGAGGGTGAAACATTTTTGGGAAAAACGGCTACACTTGCCTTCTTTCATACATGGAGACTTAGGTTGGAGAATTCCACATGGTCCATGTACCATATGATTTTGGACTAATGTATAGAGTTCAGGGTCATTTTCATGTGAAGGAATTTCTGTTGATATTATGTGGTCAATGTCATCTGAAGATGGATATTTATTATCTGGATGTAAGAATAGCAATAAATGCACATGAGGAAGTCCtcttttttgaaattcaattgtgTGCATATCTGTAATTGTTAGTTGATTGTATTAATAGTGGAACAGTAATATAGAAATTCTGTATAGTTGTATTAtatcaaggaaaaatgaaaaacaataaaaaaaatgtgtaactTTAAAAAGCATATTAATGGCAAACTCACATGCGACTACTTTTCCAagcaagtgtttttttgttaagtCAAAAAGCATCTACTCATACTTCAATCTGAAAACACGTGAGATAAGATCCGGTCTATCTGTTGGTTTTAGATTCAAAGGTGCAAGCACTCTACGGATTTCATGCCAATTTGGATTACaggttaaagtaataaaaagatttgGAAAACCCACATGGCTGCATATTGCCATACCGTCAAAATAAAGTTGGTCCATATAGCGTGGACTGCCAACAAAGGTTGACGGCAAAATCACTCTTTTTTCTTTAGAAGAGCCTTTACTGCTTCCAGCATCTAATGATGTTTGTAAACTACAATACTTGTCaactctaagtttttttttaatgttcctAATGTAGCTAAGTCTTTCAGACTCAATTATCGTGTATGCTTCAACAATGAATTGTTGGAATAGTTTTCTAAAATGCAACAAAGTTTGTGCTTCATTTGATCTGGACTGTAGTCTATAAGCAAACCACTCTCTCATCGTTAGacgatttctctttctttttctgctGCTAGGTGTACAACGGTGAAGTATATCAGGTCTATATCCATCTTCACCATAAGGGAAGAGTAAAGGGTATTGGAGTCCTAGATAGCTAGAGTGTAATTCATGGATTCTTTGTAATTCTCCATTTTGGGTTTCAAAAATAATATCCCTTCTTGAGTCTGGATCAAAATCACCAACAATTAGAGCAGCAACTTCAGAAACATTTGGGAGATTGTATGTACGACCATCTTTCTCACGTGTAGCTATCAATCTCAATTTTACATTATCGACTTGAGTATCTGTCAATCTGTCCCTGGCCATTCTAAAACTTTTTGCATGGACATTGTACTCATCCAGCATTTGACTTAAAGTTGAAACAATCTCTGGTTGAATTCCAACATGTTGACtgcaaaaaacaatataaaaacataTCCATTGGTGTGACAAAACATGCTTTCGGAATTAGAATACTtcatatttgataataaaagaaacaaaagaagtacTACCTCAttgtattaattctattttcaaCTTCATTCTGCGTATCAAAGATATACAATTGTGAAAATTTTGGTTGCTTTCCAGGCATTGGTAATAAGCTGTCTATTCGATGGCATGGTTGACCCTGAATTCTAATTGTAGGAGGTCCTCTACTTTCATTAATTGATTTGTCTAGCTTAATACCAGCATACGTAAAGGCAAACATCATGTTGTATGTCTGTATGTTACACTGATAATTTTTACTATCACTTGCTTTACCATCAAACAGAAGTCGTTCAAGATATTTCGGTGGACTTTGTAATAACGGAAGCTCAACTTTCCCATCTCCACAACATAAGGTGAATTTTGGACTTgttttatttctatcttttgAAATTCTTTCATCATACCACATTTTTGCATTGCAATGTGTACATTGCATGGCCTGATCACCCAAGTCAGAATAGCCTGAAATTGTCTAATGAGATAgtggaatttaatttaaaggatATCAGTTGATATCCTTAACGTTATATCAAAGGTATAACTATTACCTTTAGTATCGATTGCAGCTTCATTAGTATTGGATTCACAATTTTCATCGTCAAAGAAAGAATTAGAATCAGATGCTGTGACAATTTACGTTAGATatcatagatataattaaaatttgggcAAAAAAGTGAGTAAGGATTTTCTATCATCATACCTTGTGGAGATTCAAAATTCATATCTTCTAATAAATCAGCTGTCATGACTTAAAAATAGAGACAAATTAAGTCAAGTTGAACAGATTAatgtatttataaaagaaaacatcttatttataatttctcacCATGACATTGTATATCTTTCAGAGTGGAATCTATACTTGTCTCATGTGATCTGTCAGGCtgagccttttttttttgcaggataCCTTTTCTATACATTCTGGCTTTACCTAAGGTACATGCATTTGCATGTGCATTCTTTTGCATGTTTGTAGTTGATATCAATGAAGCTGTTTGGTATATCAATTCACCACAACAAAGATTTGAAATACACAGAGACCAAATTATACATCAAAGTAATTCCAAATGTTCAATTgtgtaataaaaacaaaattaaacatgcaAGTTGAATTTAAGTAGTTTCGAAAATCAGTCATGGAGGAATGATCAGACTCAACTGTaaagatatattatatatagaggAGTAAGTTCTGTATATAGAATCGACTATGTGATTGATCTGCATTTTTAGAGGTCAAGAATTTAGAACGCAATTTACAACAAAGCATggaatattttgtaaattaataaacaaatgttAATTGACATCAACCAAGAGATGCCAAATATAAAATGCCGGTTTGGGGGATTAAATGTGATTTGACATTTTTATATAATGGATTTCATAATTAATGAGCAGATTTATTTTGGCATCCAAAATTACAGCTAAAGATTCATGcgtaaattttaataaacaaatcTTAATTGACATAAAGCAGGAGATGCCAAATATCAAATCTATGTTTGCTAGATTAAATGTGATTAGACATTTTGACAGttatcattataataaaaaaaaattgagcatcaaattgaaaTCACAACACAAAACTACAACTAAAGATGCAGGgtagagaaagataaaaaaggaaatttagcattaaattgaaattacaaCACAAAACTACAACTAAAGATGCAGGGTAGAGAAAACTTTGATATTGAACACTGTCCAATCTCTCTTTGATTGATCAATGTTTCATATTTGCAATTCTCATCTCTAATAGAATCGAAATAATCCTTGCCTTGAATCTGTCCTCACTTTGTACTGATTATACTAAATTTCCAAATTAGTTGTGCAATAGCAATTTCCTATTTTACTAATTCTAATGACTTACCATTAATATTTGAGTAGTCAAAAAActaagtttttaattagtaaatgtCAGCTTATATTTTAGTTCATGTGCAATTCCCTCCAAAAAAACCTTAATTCATGAGTTATCTGGACATGGTAACATTTATCAGCATTCTTGTATTGAACCGAAATAATCCTTGCATTCAATCTGTCTTTATTAGTTATCTTAACTCGTTAACATTCATCAGCTAACTTGAATTGATTACATACATTAAGATTTTGACAACAACAATGCACAGATTGGAATTCTGTCACAGGGTTAACAAATAGAGTAATGCAAAGTCCCAAAAAACTACTGTTTCATTTAATGAAAGAGGGGAAAACCAGTTTTGTGTATAActacaaaatcaatttaacgAAAATTAATGTTCCAGCAACGTCCTCCATGCAAAGAGTTCAAAAACCACAAAAACTGCGACGGGGTAAATATTACAATTTGACCATACGGtcataaaaaaacatccaaGGCAACATTTCGACAACATAATTCATTCAGGTTGAGAATGCTTGGCTAATTTGTTCGAGGAAACTTCAGCAGGTGAAATCTCAATGTTTTTTCACTCATTATCCAACTCATCAGAAGATACGCGCTTAGTTGGTGTCAATGGAATCCTGAGAAGAGGGTCATGATCCCCGGTAACAGACACAGATTGctgcataaaatattaattgaccAGTAAGCTAAATTTTGTTGACATCATCCAAAAATACACCAGCAAAAACACACAACGATAACCCCAACTTACAGATTCAAACTCTGTAGGCTCACTTGAGCCAAGCATTGATCGATCATGATCAGCTGTAATAGACAGAGATTGCTGCATCAAATATTGATTGATGATTCAGCTAAAT is a genomic window containing:
- the LOC114368138 gene encoding uncharacterized protein LOC114368138, with amino-acid sequence MEENEGIGDFFGRLQVLTNSMKGYGEKFTDLILIEKVLRSLNPKFDHIVVAIEESKDLESMSIDELQGSLEAHEQRLQERNNCNTKLVETALQAQQNPKNSGNESSRGKRGRFKNSRGIGNHGSREHSDQKNNGNQSSNRGGHIGNRGRGGKKTWDKKNVDCYNCGKKGHYAADCWYKDKNPADEAQLAEGADSVSEPVLLMVTNKTTPHDKGQWYLDIGCSTHMTGHKDWFVCLDERMKSKVRFAGDSTMLAEGIGNVLI